The following proteins are co-located in the Aurantiacibacter atlanticus genome:
- the radC gene encoding RadC family protein, giving the protein MAQSAENTPKQSTPDNASGAAGHRARLRERLLSGGAEALADYEVLEFLLFGARARGDTKPMAKALLARFGTLAGVLNAEPGALRQIKGISDASIGALKITALAARRMARSEVADKPVLGSWQSLLDYLAIDMGHLHVERVRVLYLNARNRLLLDHLVGDGTVDEAAIHPREVIRRGLDVGASALILVHNHPSGNPEPSRADIRITQAIAEAGRPLGITVHDHVIVGREGHVSLRSKGVI; this is encoded by the coding sequence GTGGCGCAAAGTGCCGAAAACACGCCGAAACAGTCCACTCCAGACAATGCGTCAGGGGCAGCAGGCCACCGCGCGCGTCTGCGTGAAAGGCTGCTGAGCGGCGGGGCGGAAGCCCTGGCCGATTACGAGGTGCTCGAATTTCTTCTGTTCGGCGCACGCGCACGCGGTGATACCAAACCGATGGCCAAGGCCTTGCTGGCGCGGTTCGGCACACTGGCTGGCGTCCTCAATGCAGAACCGGGCGCGCTGCGCCAGATAAAGGGCATTTCCGACGCCAGCATCGGCGCGCTTAAGATAACCGCACTCGCTGCCCGCCGCATGGCGCGCAGCGAAGTGGCCGACAAACCCGTGTTGGGCAGCTGGCAATCACTGCTGGATTATCTCGCCATTGATATGGGCCATCTGCATGTGGAGCGTGTGCGGGTGCTCTATCTCAACGCGCGCAATCGCCTGCTGCTGGATCATCTGGTGGGAGACGGCACTGTGGATGAAGCCGCGATCCATCCGCGCGAAGTGATTCGGCGGGGGCTGGACGTCGGGGCATCTGCGCTCATCCTTGTCCACAACCATCCCAGCGGCAATCCAGAGCCAAGCCGCGCCGATATCCGCATTACGCAAGCTATCGCAGAAGCCGGCAGGCCATTGGGCATCACGGTGCATGATCATGTAATCGTGGGGCGCGAAGGGCATGTCTCCCTTCGGTCAAAAGGAGTCATCTGA